The Anomalospiza imberbis isolate Cuckoo-Finch-1a 21T00152 chromosome 7, ASM3175350v1, whole genome shotgun sequence genome has a window encoding:
- the EN1 gene encoding homeobox protein engrailed-1, with the protein MEEPPEGHGHRDAAPGPASSGSDGESVPVSPSPAPASPAAPCPLPLPRRRHPPPPPPPPPPPPHRTTNFFIDNILRPDFGCKKEPPAPAGGGGGGGGSRERDGDRGQSSGRENVNPLLARPPNPPALLCPDSNCRPDGSAPPPPPAAAAKASPAAAAAAAAASGAAKPPADGGETHPAKYGEHGSPAILLMGSNNGGPVIKPDSQQPLVWPAWVYCTRYSDRPSSGPRTRKLKKKKTEKEDKRPRTAFTAEQLQRLKAEFQANRYITEQRRQSLAQELSLNESQIKIWFQNKRAKIKKATGIKNGLALHLMAQGLYNHSTTTVQDKEESE; encoded by the exons ATGGAAGAGCCGCCGGAGGGGCACGGCCACCGAGACGCGGCGCCCGGCCCGGCGAGCAGCGGCAGCGATGGCGAGAGCGTGccagtgtcccccagccccgcgCCCGCCTCCCCCGCCGCGCCCTgccccctgcctctgccccgccgccgccacccgccgccaccgccgccgcccccgccgccgccgccccacCGCACCACCAACTTTTTCATCGACAACATCCTGAGGCCGGACTTCGGCTGCAAGAAGGAGCCGCCCGCGCCGGCCggcggcggaggaggaggaggaggcagccgGGAGCGGGACGGAGACCGGGGGCAGAGCTCAGGTAGAGAAAACGTCAACCCGCTGCTGGCCCGGCCGCCCAACCCGCCCGCCCTTCTCTGCCCGGACTCGAACTGCCGTCCCGACGgctccgcgccgccgccgccgcccgccgccgccgccaaagccagtcccgccgcggcggcagcggcggcggcggcgtcGGGGGCGGCCAAGCCCCCCGCCGACGGGGGCGAGACTCACCCGGCGAAGTACGGGGAGCACGGCAGCCCAGCCATCCTCCTCATGGGCTCTAATAATGGAGGACCTGTTATAAAGCCCGACTCGCAACAGCCGCTGGTGTGGCCTGCCTGGGTCTACTGCACTAGGTATTCAGACAGACCGTCCTCGG GCCCCCGCACCAGGAagctgaagaagaagaagacgGAGAAGGAGGACAAGCGGCCGCGGACGGCGTTCACGGCCGAGCAGCTGCAGCGGCTGAAGGCGGAGTTCCAGGCGAACCGGTACATCACGGAGCAGCGGCggcagagcctggcccaggagcTCAGCCTCAACGAGTCCCAGATCAAGATCTGGTTCCAGAACAAACGGGCCAAAATCAAGAAGGCGACGGGCATTAAGAACGGGCTGGCGCTGCACCTCATGGCCCAGGGACTCTACAACCACTCCACCACCACGGTGCAGGACAAAGAGGAGAGCGAATGA